A stretch of DNA from Virgibacillus proomii:
AAAGGAAAATAACTTTCAATGTATAACGGTATCCGATATGATTGAGCGAACATCTTAGGCCTTAAAATCATTACACAGTTTTGTAGTTTATTCATATATTAAAATTGCAAACACCTTATACTGTAACTATTTGCTTTATCCTCCTGTAGGAATCGTTTTGGAAAAAAGCCTACTCCCCTCATAAAAGGAATAGGCTTTAGCTATTATCTTTTATAAATCTAAACACAAACAAAATACTTACTAACTATTCTAGTTGCAGGAATACAATACATTGAATAGATATTATTCATAATAAGTGAAGGCTTTTTAATCTATAGTCAACGATTGCGATTTAATACACGATTTTTTAGTTTATTCATTATTATATTATGAAAAAAATTCTCCTTCAACCTCCTATAGGATATTCTTACAAACCCCTCTCAGTTGAGGGGTTTTATGTTATTTCACCCGCAATTGCTGTCCAACATAAATCTTATTTGGATTAAAAAGGTTATTCCATTTTTGAAGTTGTTTCTGTGTGCTACCATATTTAACAGCTAGCTCACTGACCGTATCAACACTTTTAAACGTGTGATATTTTTTGCTGGATTTTTTGGCAGGAGAACCTGTTATCTTGATGTTCTGACCACATAAATAATATTCGGGTTTTTAATTCCGTTAATCCGCACAAGCTTAGATACCGTGTTCCAGAGCGTACCAACAATACAATCGCAGGAACTAAGATCAACCAAAATGATTTCTTCTTTGCTTTACTTTCCAATTGATTTTCATAAAGATTCCTACTTGAAAAATATTTAAAAACGGACTACCCTATTGGACTAGCCGTTTAACTAATTGGTTGTTATATTGTAAAATTAAAGAAGCATCCCAACCGGAGTGCTTCTACTCAATCTAGTAGAGTTAAAAAACTTTCTGCTAAGTAATCGTCTACCTCATCAATATTAAATTCACCGTCGTGGCAGCTTAATCGTCCATTGTTAGCAACTATTTCATGTCAATATGCCAAATTCCATCATCCAAATAGGCTGGCGAAATTTGGCGGAATCCAAAACTTTCATAAAAATGAATTAAGTACTGCTGTGCTTGCATTTTTATCTTTCCAAGTCGTTGTCCTTTTAACGACCAAGATACGGCCGATAGAAGCTTCTGTATACTTACTTCCCGGTGGTAAAATTCCGCACATATGCAGCTATTTTCTGATTCATTTGCAAAAAAATAGGGGTAGCTTGTAAATCAAATTCATCGATTTCTGAATAAGCACATTGCTGTTCTACTACAAACACATCAATTCTTGTTTTTAACAAGTGAAATCATTCATCTTTTTCAAGCTCTCGAAATGATTTAACTACCCACTCCATATTGCAACCTCCAAATGGTTTCTTTTTTCTTTTCAGTATAACAGGATTTTTATAACCTCATGTCGAAAGAAAGCTATAGAGGATAAATAGTCCGGTGTCGTTAAATAACGGAGTGTAGTCAATAATTTTTGCGAACCGAAGAACCAATCCAAAAGAAAACTTGGCTAACTTAGAAGTATTGAACAGATACTTTCTGCTAGTCGAAGCTATAAATAAAACTTTTTTAACTTCTATGAAAAATCATATCCATTCTTAACGTCTAAAGAAAACGTAGTTAAAAAAGACTCAGAACTAAAAATCGGCTAATTAACATGATATTTAGACCATTACATCTCCACTCGCTTCGTATCTTAACTTCAGCGTGAATATTTTATTCATTCTAACGTATGTTGAAATGAGAAGGAGAACCATCATTTTACCGAACATGTTGAACATCTTCTATCATGTAACATTCATTGAGTAGAATAGTTTTATTTAATGTAAATAATGAATATATATTTGGTATCATCTTCCTATAGTATGTGAATGTTGAAGTGGAAAAACTTCTGCACTTTGATAATAAAAGAGTATAAGGGAGAGTTTTTAATATGATTACTAAAGCAGATAAAATTGGCTTTATTGGAACTGGTGTCATGGGTACTAAAATGGCGTTAAATTTATTACAAACAGGGTATAGTTTAGCAATTTTCACAAGAACAAAAGCTAAAGCTAAACCTTTAATCGAAGCTGGAGCAGAATGGAAAGCATCTGTTACTGAACTAGCAAAATCAGCTAAAGTGATTATTACCATGGTCGGTTATCCTCATGATGTAGAAGAAGTGTATTTTGACGAAGATGGACTATTACAAAACGTTAAACAAGGAACATATTTAATTGATATGACTACATCCAAACCAAGCCTGGCAGTTAAAATTGCCGACATGGCTAAAGCCAATCATTGCTATGCTTTAGACGCTCCTGTTTCAGGCGGCGATATTGGAGCAAAAAATGGAACATTAACCATTATGGTAGGTGGTGAAAAACAAGTATACGAAGATGTTTTAGAAATATTGAAAGCAATGGGAGAAAATATTATTTTACAAGGGGATGCAGGTGCTGGCCAACATACAAAACTTGCTAATCAAATAACGATTGCCTCGAACATGATCGGCGTTTGTGAAGCTATTGCTTATGCGCTAAAGGCAGGTCTCAATCCTGAACGTGTTTTGGACAGTATAACAGCCGGCGCCGCTGGAAGCTGGTCCCTTTCTAATCTAGCCCCAAGAATGATCCGAGGGGATTATGAGCCTGGATTTTATGTAAAGCATTTTATTAAAGATATGAAAATCGCACTCGAATCCGCAGAAGAACTAGGACTCTCTACACCCGGGTTATCCTTATCTTTAAAGCTATATCAGGAGATGGAAGAACAAGGAGAAGCAAATAGTGGAACTCAAGCATTAATCAAGTTATTCACCGCATAAGCGGATTTTTCCAAAAGTTCACCAATGATGACACAGTGAATTTTCATCATTGGCTTCTTTCTATTCCTATTTTTAATATGCATACACTTGCTTCATCGAAACTACAATACTTCGAACTTAGCACGATAAGTTAGTATATTCGGTGGGGAATGGACAGTAATCCCCACTGATTAAAGCTTATCTTTATCTGCTTCCTCCTGTACGATAAATGCTAAGTCATTATTACCAAATAACTGAAGGATTTGTAAAACCATCTCCGTTGAAATAACTTCGCCTTCTTCCTTTGGTACAGTTAATTCTATGGCTTCTAAGAGAGCTTTATTTTCCTTTTGTTGCGGATAGGCTCGTTGGTAGACCTTCATCGGGTCTAAATTATGATTAATGCACCACTGAGCAAATGCCAAAATCATTGCTTTTTCATCTTGTTGATACTTTTCAATAATCCGTTTATCTTTATTGTTCATTTGAATCACCATTTCTTAACATAAATATCCATGAGAATGATAAAGCCTGCTGTAACTCCAGTGATAAATTCTCGTAATTCTTTTGTTTCACCCCTTGTTTAAATACACCGAGCCCATCTATATATGCTAAATCGAGCTCTAAACAAAGCTTGTGAAATTCCCAAGGCATCATTGTATTACAAATTATTTTCTGTTCATGAAGCCGCGGATAACTATTTATCCGCGGTCCCGCAGTCGGACCTAATATACTTGCGCATAAAAATCCCCTTGGTTTTACAACACGCTTTAATTCTTTGAGTGCGTTTTTCGGGCTTTCCGTCCATTCTAAAACATTTATTGCCATCAGCCCACCAAAAGTACCATTATCAAACGGCAGATGATTAACATCACCTTGGATGACAGTTACGGAAGCAGGAAGTCGTTGTTTTGCATAACGAACCATTTCTTGAGAAAGGTCAATGGCAGTAACTTGATATTCTTGTTGATATAGTTTGTATGTACCATAGCCATCACCACAACCGATATCTAACACGTATTGATTCTTTTTGATGTACTTGTTTATCAAAGGGATGATTTGCTTTCTACTTCCAGTATCCCACATGTGCTGGCTTCGTTCACTCCAATCGCTTGCTCGTTTATCCCACTCCTGTGCCGCTTCTTTACTCCAATTAAAATTTATCATAAACTTCCTCCCACTTTCATTAAAAACCTATTTTATTCAAGCTATATGTCAATAACCCCAAAGCGTCAATTCTTGCTGCAGCTTCGTTTAGCCCTCTTCGCTCGCTAACAGTCCAACTCGTACATACCCTTCCTCAATATTCTCAGGAACCAATACCCAAAACTACTTCCACATGTGCTTCGTTTAATATCGTTCGGCAAAATTCCGGAGAATAACCTTTTGGAACAGATAACAATGAGAAAAATGTACCTTTGGACGACGTAACATTCCATTTCATGACAATAAGATGTTAATGTAAACATTTCTTGTTCATTTATACATTTTAACAAGATTTCCCCACTACTGATGGATCTCCAAGCAACGCTTTTTCATCTGCTTGCTGTATAGCACGACATAGGCTTACGTATAAATGATCCTGTAACAATTTCAAGCTTTTCATAAAAGCGTTATCAACTGCAAAGCCAATATGCCAGCCCGCCATATTATATTGATGTATATATAATTCTACCCCAATATCTTTAGCACCGCCCCGTCATAAACGGGAACTGAAATACTGCATTTAATACAACGATTGTTTTAAGACTATACAAAAAGCTTAACGGTTTTTTACCACGAAAGCCAATTGCACCTTAGGCAAAATCATGCACAACATATATGTGTTATTTTTTGCAAAAGCTACCGGCTGGAAAAAAGGGGTGTTGCAACACTATAGATCAGTTTATTCGAATAATTAAAGAGCATAAGCTTTCCGGATGAACAAATAGCTTCTTGTAAAATCTGGGAAAAATTGATTTTCTCTAATTTCTGACATATAATTCTGATATCCGGAATCAGGTAACAAAACAATATCATTGGGCTAATCTCTATCCATCTTGTTTTTGTTCCAAAAATCGCCACATCTGTTTCCGGGTCATTTACTCCATACCTCGCGAGAAACTACTGCTTTCAAGACAGCCTGCCCAGAAATAGCGAATATTTATGATGTGATGGACTAGCTAGAGCCTTCTTTAATTCCTAGCCAAAGTGCCAGAGTGTTGGTAAATCTGAATTTACTTGATCCAAGTTGATCATACCCTTTATCCTATAACCCATTGCACTTTTTACGCAAATTTAGGCAAAAAATTACTGCGGTAAACGTTCTAACAGTTGTGAAATAGGAAATTGGTGCACCTATTCATCCCCTGTTTAATTGTATTTGTTAAATATATTAAATATTGACAGAAGATTTGTAAAGAAATTTTTTAATCCTTAAATAGGGAAGGGCACGAAATGAGCTTTTTATTTTTTTAAATTCGCAAATCTTTACGATGGTGGAAAATAAGATTAGACAAGGAAGAAAATCATTCATGCTATACTAAAATAGTAAGCGTTTGCTTATTTCACACATCTAACGCGGCGGTAAGACGCCTCCTTCAGAGGATGGGGAGTACATATACTCAGAGAGATATCCATTAACAGGTAATCACTACAATCGACAAAAAGGTTATTTATTTACGTTATTAGGACAGAAAGGGGAAGAGGATTGCAAGCATTTTTAATCATTTTAAAAGATATTATTTTACCTGTATTTATTATCATGGGGATCGGTTTCTTTTTACAGAAAAAATTTCAGCTTGAGCTACAAACACTTGCCAGACTTAATATTTTCTTTCTTGTTCCTGGTTTTATTTTTGTTAAATTATATGATACACAATTTTCCGGTCGATTGCTCCTTAACATAGTTGTTTTCTTTTTCCTTTTAATTATCGTGCTTTATATCGTATCATCCATTGTTGCAAGAATGATTGGATTTGATAAAGGAAAAGCAACGACTTTTTCCAACAGCACGATATTTTTCAACTCGGGAAATTACGGCGTTCCCGTAAATGATCTCGTATTTAAAAGTGATCCATTGGCCATGTCCGTTCAAGTAATGATACTGACAATGCAAAATATTTTGCTGTTCTCGTATGGAATTTTCTCTCTGCAAGTGATTAAAATCGGCAAGCTTAGAGCGATACTAAGCTATTTTAAAATGCCAGTCTTATATGCTATGTTAGCAGGTATTCTATTAAATATTTTTAATGTGGTGATTCCCTCTTTTATTTGGGTTCCAGCTAACTATATTGCCGATGCCATGGTCGCTATGGCCTTGCTTACATTAGGCGCACAAGTTGCACAGCTACAATTGAGTAAAAGTCTTTCCACTGTATATGTAAGCTTAGTTATTCGTTTAATCCTTGGTCCAGTAATTGCTTTGGGTATTATTTACTTATTGCAAATCAATGGAATAATTGCACAGGCATTGTTTATTGCTGCAGCTATGCCAACAGCTGTTAACAGCTCCGTCATCGCACAAGAATACAATAATCATCCAGAATTTGCAGCTCAAATCGTCTTATTTTCTACCTTATTTAGTACGATTACGGTAACAGCTGTTATTTATGTTTCGCGAATTTTATTTTAAGGAGGAATTTCAAGAGGTTCTTTTGCTTTTTTGCTAGGAATGTATGTTGTAAAATAAGCAGCCACTATTATTAGACCGACAGTTATTGTCAAACTAAAGAAGCCAAAAAATTGAAACCAATAAGCGATGATATGGATTAACACTATTAAGAATAGTGCAATAGAAGGAATTGTACTTTTTAACCCACTAATCCCAGCCCGCTTTCTCTTTCTAACGGCGACAGAAAAAGTAATCACCAATATACCTGTTAAACCCTGTCCACATCACATCAGAAAGCATAAGAATACCTCCTTTTTTTGATTTTAGGTATTATTTTTCTTGATATATCTACACCGTTTAGAATCCGACAATGTCCCATCAAAGTCAAAAAACCTTATCCTTTTCTTGTTTAATTATGTAAAAACTTTCGCTTTGATCTAACTTATTTCCTTAAAAACATGAGCTCCTATTATAGGATGCATTGTAAAAAAACAAGTCCGTTTCAAAGTGTATCCAAGTAAGTTTTAAAAGTCTTGGTAATGTTCAACATTCATTTTTGTCATGAAGATAGCCGTATTTGTCATTATTTTATTTATAATAGGTATATCGGCCAGTATTTTATTTTACGAAAAACAATCCGAGTAAACCTAAATACTCGGATTGTTTGTATTGTGTTGATTAAAAGATGGCGATGATTAGTAATCCGTAATCTTTATTTCATGGACACACCAGTCAATATTAGCCGGGTTAATATAGCCCGTTTGCTGTTCCATTACATTTAAAACACCCATGGTTAAACCAAATTTAATCAAATCCGTTCCATCTAACTCGCGTGATATTCCACTTGCAAATCCTGCTATAACAGAATCCCCTGAACCAACCGGATTAATTACCTGAACTTCTGGAGAAAGAACACGGTATACGTTATCTTTGTATCTTACTAATGCTCCTGCTTCTCCTAACGTAACGACAACCCACGTGATCCCCTTAAAAATAGAGGACTTAAGTGCTTGTCTTATAGAATCTATAGAGAGATTGCGTTCCCCAAGCAGATCTGCTATCTCCTCTTGATTTGGCTTAATTAAATATGGTTTTTGGTTATTTTGTAAGGTTTGTCTTAGCGTGTCCCCTTTTGTATCCAACAGGACAGGTGTTTCTTCTTCGGCAGCAATTTGCAGCATTTTAGCATAATAATCGTTCATAAGCCCTTTCGGTAAGCTCCCAGAAATTGTAATTACTTTTGCCTGTTTAGCATAATTACGAAACGCAGCAAGAAATTTGTTTGCTTCTTCTTGGCTAATCTCTGGTCCGCTTTCTAGTATTTCCGTTTGTTTTCCATTGTGAATAATAGCAATACAATTACGTGTTTCACCACTTATTGGCACAAAAGAGTTTTGAATTCCCAATCGCATTAACTCTGAGCCAATAAAATTTCCTAAGCTGCCACCAAGAAAACCCGAGGCAGCCACATCTTCTCCAAGTTGCTTCAAAACTCTTGCTACATTTAACCCTTTGCCACCAGCTGTTTTACTAACATCTGAAACCCGATTTACGGCATTTTCTTGGTAATCTGGAAGCCGATATTGAATATCAACAGAAGGGTTCAACGTTATCGTTAAAATCAATGTCTTACCTCCTTATCCTCTTTCAGCTTATCGCATGTCATTTTTAGTCGATTTCCTTCTTTAAACCATGGAATCTTTTTTTATAAGCACATTCATGTACCATGTATTTAAATAATAGTTTCAACCCCTATTATGCTTTCCCATTACTCATACAAATGTTTATTTTATCGATTACTGCTTCTCGCATTTTAGCCTTTGCTGGTGCCATATATTTTCGTGGATCTGTCTCGTTTGGGTGTGCAACTAAGTGTTCACGCAGTCCTTGTGAAAATGGGATTTTTAATTCCGTAGAAATATTTACTTTTGCACAGCCTAACGAAATGCATTTTTGAATATCTTCTTTAGAAATACCTGAAGCCCCATGTAAAACAATTGGAAGAGATGTTAAGTTTTTAATTTTTTCTAACCGGTCAAAATCAAGATTAGGCTCGGTTTCGTATAAGCCGTGTCCTGTACCAATTGCTACTGCTAATGAGTCCACTCCGGTGCGTTCGACAAATTCTACTACTGTATCCGGATCTGTATAGGCGGCATCTTTTGCTTCTACAATCAAATCATCTTCTTGACCGACTAATTTACCCAGTTCTGCTTCTACTGTCGCACCATAAGAATGAGCTTTCTCTACTACTTTCTTAGTAAGCGCAATATTTTCCTCAAATGGATAATGTGAACCATCAATCATTACTGATTTGGTACCTAGTT
This window harbors:
- the fba gene encoding class II fructose-1,6-bisphosphate aldolase, producing the protein MGHVQNTKDMLIKARKEGYAVPAFNIHNLETIQTVVETASDMESPVILAATPGTMNYAGRAYIQAMIEVAAKQHDIPIALHLDHHETYESIVESLELGTKSVMIDGSHYPFEENIALTKKVVEKAHSYGATVEAELGKLVGQEDDLIVEAKDAAYTDPDTVVEFVERTGVDSLAVAIGTGHGLYETEPNLDFDRLEKIKNLTSLPIVLHGASGISKEDIQKCISLGCAKVNISTELKIPFSQGLREHLVAHPNETDPRKYMAPAKAKMREAVIDKINICMSNGKA
- a CDS encoding NAD(P)-dependent oxidoreductase, with the translated sequence MITKADKIGFIGTGVMGTKMALNLLQTGYSLAIFTRTKAKAKPLIEAGAEWKASVTELAKSAKVIITMVGYPHDVEEVYFDEDGLLQNVKQGTYLIDMTTSKPSLAVKIADMAKANHCYALDAPVSGGDIGAKNGTLTIMVGGEKQVYEDVLEILKAMGENIILQGDAGAGQHTKLANQITIASNMIGVCEAIAYALKAGLNPERVLDSITAGAAGSWSLSNLAPRMIRGDYEPGFYVKHFIKDMKIALESAEELGLSTPGLSLSLKLYQEMEEQGEANSGTQALIKLFTA
- a CDS encoding GNAT family N-acetyltransferase — its product is MQAQQYLIHFYESFGFRQISPAYLDDGIWHIDMK
- a CDS encoding class I SAM-dependent methyltransferase gives rise to the protein MINFNWSKEAAQEWDKRASDWSERSQHMWDTGSRKQIIPLINKYIKKNQYVLDIGCGDGYGTYKLYQQEYQVTAIDLSQEMVRYAKQRLPASVTVIQGDVNHLPFDNGTFGGLMAINVLEWTESPKNALKELKRVVKPRGFLCASILGPTAGPRINSYPRLHEQKIICNTMMPWEFHKLCLELDLAYIDGLGVFKQGVKQKNYENLSLELQQALSFSWIFMLRNGDSNEQ
- a CDS encoding hexose kinase; protein product: MILTITLNPSVDIQYRLPDYQENAVNRVSDVSKTAGGKGLNVARVLKQLGEDVAASGFLGGSLGNFIGSELMRLGIQNSFVPISGETRNCIAIIHNGKQTEILESGPEISQEEANKFLAAFRNYAKQAKVITISGSLPKGLMNDYYAKMLQIAAEEETPVLLDTKGDTLRQTLQNNQKPYLIKPNQEEIADLLGERNLSIDSIRQALKSSIFKGITWVVVTLGEAGALVRYKDNVYRVLSPEVQVINPVGSGDSVIAGFASGISRELDGTDLIKFGLTMGVLNVMEQQTGYINPANIDWCVHEIKITDY
- a CDS encoding AEC family transporter, which produces MQAFLIILKDIILPVFIIMGIGFFLQKKFQLELQTLARLNIFFLVPGFIFVKLYDTQFSGRLLLNIVVFFFLLIIVLYIVSSIVARMIGFDKGKATTFSNSTIFFNSGNYGVPVNDLVFKSDPLAMSVQVMILTMQNILLFSYGIFSLQVIKIGKLRAILSYFKMPVLYAMLAGILLNIFNVVIPSFIWVPANYIADAMVAMALLTLGAQVAQLQLSKSLSTVYVSLVIRLILGPVIALGIIYLLQINGIIAQALFIAAAMPTAVNSSVIAQEYNNHPEFAAQIVLFSTLFSTITVTAVIYVSRILF